DNA sequence from the Rhizoctonia solani chromosome 14, complete sequence genome:
ACTGTAATGTTAGTAATCAAATGTAATAAACAACCTTGCGTGAATCAATACAAGTGAGACAATAGTAAACCAGAGTTTAGAGTCAAGCAAGTTGGCTATCAAAGTCAATTGAATTAAAAGTATTAAAGTACAAAGTTGTGAGTCTACATGCTAACTATTGATAGGTCTTTTTATATGTTTTCAACACGGGTATTCTGCTGTTGCATATACCTGCGTGTGGTATCATTCAGTCTTATTCCAATTCTTGGCCTAGCACTTGTGCTAAGGCTTTATTTCATTATATCTTATCATTAACGTCTGCAGCTACTGCGGGCTTGTTTGTTACTGCAGTATGAaatatattatgtatttgattTCTCTTTATAGTGTGTAAGGTTTGGGGGCCTTGGGGCCGTGTCCTGGGGTCACGTGCTCCTTACATTCACCCTCCCCAATTGGCGGTTCAATTGGCTTCTGAGTTAGCAAATTGGTCCCAGTCCCAGTCTTTGTTGTTGATGACTTCTTTGGTTTTGTTGGCATGTATGGGACAAGTATAGTTCTCCCTTTTGGGAATGTTGGGAACAGTGCCGGTAACCCCTCCATCCACCTTGTTATTACCGTGTCCACTACTTGGACCTGAAGTTTCTTCAGTGCTTTTTCTGTAAGCATTGGTCTGTTTCTCCTCTCCGTCTCCTTTTGTGTCTCTATTCTCCTTTCCTTGTTCCTTTGCTTTCTCATTCCTCCACTTTTCTCTCCATTCTCTCCTCCTAGCTCCTCCCTGCGTCCTGTGCCTTTTGTACAGGCTGACGCGCGCCcctgtcaattttgattagCATCCGTGTACTTAGTTTGACGAATGCCATTACCAATTCTATCAATGAGGGGGTTCCTGTGGGCTTTTGGCCCCTTAGGAGCGTTGATAGGTGGGCGTgcttgtatatatgcgcgttGTATTGGTTGCCCTTGGTGCTGGGGACAGACTGGGTATCTCTGAGTTGTTTCATTTGCCGGCACCCCTTTCTGTTGAGCAACTTGCTTTGCTTgctgttgtacgccaactgtaaggttgggtacttgctagtgggtgggcgcttacggccgtactactactgacaaggtgtatctaactatctaactaggctatactaatgccaCGTAAGGTGGAtttctactaactactgggaatggaggggccttaggcctgggaggtgtggtgagcgcaatgaaggggttaacttctgtactactgggggggccggctacttagctggctgaatgtcctcctcaatggtatgagacaaggtaaaattgacttggggtctccaagcaattttcctgctgtttatatagacaaatgagaaagtatatacatggtcagTGCATGAGATAAGGAAGCGttcatgtgaaaagagaagcgtgctgcgggctgcgcagaagcgtggatttctcctaagcgcccttggcacggcatctcagcgcggcatcttggcatgaataagtgccaagatcacgtgatcaaaaaacatgagatattgagtccataaaaaatactaaaaatgatagaaaattcaggtgattctaatggtatatgttaggaggttataacattgccccccccttaaaggctcttggcggagtcacaagcctttttcagttgtgacttgttgaagcgttgaatttcctcctggctgtgttccaggagttcttccGGCTCCCACGAGTtatcttctggtccatagcccttccactttatcaagtagaaccactttccttgttgcctcttggagtcaatgatctgttccacctcgtattcttcttcccctttgattgtttcTGGAGGGGGACGTTCTGGAAATGGTTGGCTAGGAGATTCATGGACCTTGGATAATAGCCCCacgtagaatacattgtggatctTCAGAGTTTCCGGCAGTTTTAGGCAATATGCGTGACTGGAAATCTTTTCTAAGACTTCAAAAGGGCCTAATCTCTTTGGGTCCAGTTTATTGGAATTGGTCCTTAGTTCCACATTCTTCCCATTTAGCCAGACCTTCTCGCCAATCAAATACGTAGGTATTGTTCCTTTGTCCCTGACCATtttttccttgctcattctgagaGCGGAtttggcttccttccatttgtTGGCCAAGGTGTCTGCTAACTGATCCGCCTCCGGCACATTGGATGGCACGTTGGAGGGATTCATCACCGGATTTTTTCCATAGACCAGCTCAAAAGGTGTCTTCCCTGTGGACGCGTgtttggcattgttgtacgcatattctgccaaaGGCAACCACGTGGACCAGTCCAAATGGTCCGCGGTCACGTAGGAACGGAGGTAGAATttgatgaactggttcactcGCTCCGTCTGACCATCTGActctgggtggtaggctgaggaaaACAATGGCTTGATCCCTAATCTTTGATAGAGGGCCCTaaggaattttcctgtgaacgTGGTGCCTCTATCCAAGATGGTCCTGATTGGTAGCCCATGCAACTTCCATACGTGGCTGACAAATAGATCCGCCAGGCCCTTGGctgtcaccttctttgaggTTGGGATAAAGTGTCCAAATTTTGaaaaggagtcaatgacCACTAGGATTGCGTTGTGCCTGTTTGATTTGGGAAACCCCGTAATGAAGTCATatgagatggtgtggaaggggaaTGGTGGGACTTCCAGGGGTTTCAGAGCAATAACAGGGGCGTGGGCttgttggttggcttggcataccgggcagcattcaacccattccttggctgagGACTTCATTCCGGGCCACCAGTAGGTTCTGCTAACTAATTCTAGTGTCCTTTGTTGCCCTGGGTGGCCTGCCAAAGgggagtcgtggaattccctcaTTAGTCTTTCCTTGATgggttctgagtctgggacaactagtttcCCATGGTACCataggaggtcctcttcccagtcataatcttgATAGGCTTTGCGGATGGTTGGGGGAGCGTTATTGGCATCTTTGGTCAGGAATTTAATGATGGGTTCAAGTGATGGATCTTCTCTGAGTTTTGAACAAATTTCTGTGATAATCTCCACTTCCTCCTCtgatgtattggcaaagacctctgctggtaacatgacttctggttccggTGGTATATCTACGTAATTGGACCTTCTGGACAGTGCATccggtttccctgactgttttcctgggcggtAGTGGATTTTGAAGTTGAAATcactcaggaatatgcgccatcttGCATGTTGCCGGttgaatgtccttgcctgcatccagtactcgAGGTTGCGGTGGTCGGTGAACACTTGTACCGGTTTATTGGTTGCCTCCAAGAAAATGCGCCATTCCTCTAAAGCCTTGATAATTGCCAGAAGCtctttgtcatgggtgttgtagttggctttggcacctgagaaggattttgacatataggcaatgggGTGCAACCGGTTATCTGATCCTCTTTGACTTAGAATAGCTCCCATGGCAACTCCCAATGCATCTGTCTCTAAATAATAAGGCAGTGCTGGGTTGGAGTGTATTAGGACCGGGGACCTGGTGACTAGGGTCTTTAATTCCTCAAACGCCTCTTCTTCCTGGTTCCCCCAAGACCATGGGGATTCCTTCCTTGTGAGAttgtggagggggcgtgctaccaagctgaaattggggatgaaccggcggaggtagttgacaaaccctaagaaagcctggacctgtttgaccgttctgGGCTGTGGCCAAGATGTGACTgcttcaatcttcttctggtccatggagaagccagcaggggatatgacaatgcccaaATAGTCTACTGTGGTGACGTGAAAGtgacacttggagagtttacagaacagttggttccTTAGTAGCCGTGACAGGACTTCCCTtacatgggttgggtggtctttggggtcttctgagaagatcagtatgtcatccaagtaaataaccacagtgacatcaatgaggtccctgaataggtcattcatgaaatgttggaaagtggcaggggcgtttgtgagaccaaatggcatgactaagtattcaaataggccatatttggttctgaaggctgttttccattcattgccttccttgatccaaacattattgtatccccagcgtaagtccaATTTGGTGAATACTTTGGCGTGTCtgagtttagccatgaggttgtcctgcctAGGGAGCGGATAAACGTTCTTGTGCGTGACGTCATTTAGCTTCCTATAGTCAACTACCAATCTTAGTgagccatctgccttctttacaaacatgacgggagCGCCGGCAGATGAGGTGCTGGGGCAAATCTTGCCCATTGCCAATTCCTTGTTGATGTGTTGTTTCAACGCCTTAGATTCCGCATCCgtcatgccgtatatggggccaggggTCAGTTTGGTGTccgggacaaggtctatagagatgtcatactccctatgtggagggaggaccttaaattcttctttgccaaagactttagcaaactcatggtactgaggggggaggtctgctaaagggtctgagtccgcttcttcttcagaggcaatttgaacttgttcagggaaggtgactagtccctgttgccaatcaatcaaaggagcttctgctgttaaccatgtcatgcctagaatagccggtgtgttgcctatggggcaaacaaggaaaggaatagtgtgggggtggccattggccaagaccgcaagttgaacctggtgccatatgcaaccagtctgtgaaattgtaccatctaacattctcacaactcgtgggtttttgagttgggtttttggtattttatatttttccacaatcaagggggaaatgaaatttgatgtggctccggagtcaatgagggttttgaggggttctgccgggaatttttggacatatagatcAATGAATAATagaggttttttatttgagtctagagcaagagatacaaattctaCACTATCTAGATTGTCCATTTTTTTggttgggggcttggcagcagtcctcaaCTTTATTCTTTTCCTGATTCCTCCTCAGCTACCTTGGCAACTTCCTTGATagttgccttccaaccattagggcactgtttgatgccatgccccttttgaccgcacttgacacaaaggccagacgcgcggcaacggtccctttcctccggggtaacgtaattggggtcctctgatagtcggacccgttgagtggtggtagtggaggtggtggttgcagtgaccagggacttggcgggcgccttctttgggcggttctcctcatttttgcggcaaatgttgtcaatttttatgGAAGCCGCAAAATTTGCTTCAAGTTTGTCAGGAACGCTATCTTTGGTTGATAGCAATTCCTTcactttccagtggaggccttgcatGAACTGCGCGATGTAGGCTTCCTcattccagtctaattccgccatgagattgcggaactctgtgacgtactcagaggttgtggtggtttgggagagtgccgcaattttcctggcagcagccctcttggcatctggatcAGCAaacgcctccttgaatttgcccgttagggcctggatggtggtaggggggtttcctttgcccttgatgattgccccaataatggggagcgcccagtctGCGGCCTTATtggtcatgtggtaaaggatccacacaaccatctgctcctcctcatcaaattggtcccggtggagggctacccagagcatcattctatccagccattgggtggctttgcagcccctggtgtctcccttgtatgggtcagggaggtccatcttgggtctctttacgctggacccagcatcaaagggggtaagtgaCCCAaggtgccttctaggcgttccttgaggctcctttttggggtgCCTTGGTTCTTTGTCTTCCTTGGAATCAAatcccgttcctcttgatggcctgaatggggccttgagcccaggtctaaccgtgcctggagtgtgggcttctcctcctGTGTG
Encoded proteins:
- a CDS encoding Retrotransposable element Tf2 protein, with the protein product MEPEPSPTALLKAITALTATVGSLQDQIRAQSQQITELRAICKETADLLGDKDQGAPQTKPGPLTGPVTPPTHTGGEAHTPGTVRPGLKAPFRPSRGTGFDSKEDKEPRHPKKEPQGTPRRHLGSLTPFDAGSSVKRPKMDLPDPYKGDTRGCKATQWLDRMMLWVALHRDQFDEEEQMVVWILYHMTNKAADWALPIIGAIIKGKGNPPTTIQALTGKFKEAFADPDAKRAAARKIAALSQTTTTSEYVTEFRNLMAELDWNEEAYIAQFMQGLHWKVKELLSTKDSVPDKLEANFAASIKIDNICRKNEENRPKKAPAKSLVTATTTSTTTTQRVRLSEDPNYVTPEERDRCRASGLCVKCGQKGHGIKQCPNGWKATIKEVAKPPTKKMDNLDSVEFVSLALDSNKKPLLFIDLYVQKFPAEPLKTLIDSGATSNFISPLIVEKYKIPKTQLKNPRVVRMLDGTISQTGCIWHQVQLAVLANGHPHTIPFLVCPIGNTPAILGMTWLTAEAPLIDWQQGLVTFPEQVQIASEEEADSDPLADLPPQYHEFAKVFGKEEFKVLPPHREYDISIDLVPDTKLTPGPIYGMTDAESKALKQHINKELAMGKICPSTSSAGAPVMFVKKADGSLRLVVDYRKLNDVTHKNVYPLPRQDNLMAKLRHAKVFTKLDLRWGYNNVWIKEGNEWKTAFRTKYGLFEYLVMPFGLTNAPATFQHFMNDLFRDLIDVTVVIYLDDILIFSEDPKDHPTHVREVLSRLLRNQLFCKLSKCHFHVTTVDYLGIVISPAGFSMDQKKIEAVTSWPQPRTVKQVQAFLGFVNYLRRFIPNFSLVARPLHNLTRKESPWSWGNQEEEAFEELKTLVTRSPVLIHSNPALPYYLETDALGVAMGAILSQRGSDNRLHPIAYMSKSFSGAKANYNTHDKELLAIIKALEEWRIFLEATNKPVQVFTDHRNLEYWMQARTFNRQHARWRIFLSDFNFKIHYRPGKQSGKPDALSRRSNYVDIPPEPEVMLPAEVFANTSEEEVEIITEICSKLREDPSLEPIIKFLTKDANNAPPTIRKAYQDYDWEEDLLWYHGKLVVPDSEPIKERLMREFHDSPLAGHPGQQRTLELVSRTYWWPGMKSSAKEWVECCPVCQANQQAHAPVIALKPLEVPPFPFHTISYDFITGFPKSNRHNAILVVIDSFSKFGHFIPTSKKVTAKGLADLFVSHVWKLHGLPIRTILDRGTTFTGKFLRALYQRLGIKPLFSSAYHPESDGQTERVNQFIKFYLRSYVTADHLDWSTWLPLAEYAYNNAKHASTGKTPFELVYGKNPVMNPSNVPSNVPEADQLADTLANKWKEAKSALRMSKEKMVRDKGTIPTYLIGEKVWLNGKNVELRTNSNKLDPKRLGPFEVLEKISSHAYCLKLPETLKIHNVFYVGLLSKVHESPSQPFPERPPPETIKGEEEYEVEQIIDSKRQQGKWFYLIKWKGYGPEDNSWEPEELLEHSQEEIQRFNKSQLKKACDSAKSL